One Dokdonia sp. Dokd-P16 genomic window carries:
- the gldD gene encoding gliding motility lipoprotein GldD produces the protein MRFPAFIISILTATLLASCGGDTLPKPKGQLSLSYPRPSYTFTASDCDYNFDLNSLGKVRYKDNCSAVIDYPSLNGSVFLTYRAVNNNINALLNDAQKLTYEHVRKADDIIEEKYINQEQGAYGMFYDIKGDAASQSQFYITDSTTHFLTGSIYFNTKPNYDSIYPAAMYLKNDIRHLMESIKWKESQ, from the coding sequence GTGAGGTTTCCTGCATTCATAATATCAATTCTTACAGCTACTTTACTGGCATCTTGCGGTGGCGATACATTGCCTAAACCTAAGGGACAGCTCAGTTTATCATACCCTAGACCGTCATATACATTTACCGCATCAGATTGTGATTATAATTTTGACCTCAACTCACTAGGTAAAGTGCGCTATAAAGATAATTGCTCTGCTGTCATTGACTATCCATCGCTTAATGGGAGTGTATTCTTGACATATAGAGCAGTAAATAATAACATTAATGCATTACTCAATGACGCACAAAAGCTCACTTATGAGCATGTGCGCAAGGCAGATGACATTATAGAAGAGAAGTATATAAACCAAGAGCAAGGCGCTTACGGGATGTTTTACGACATTAAAGGAGATGCAGCCTCGCAGTCACAGTTTTATATCACAGACAGCACCACACACTTTTTAACCGGATCTATTTACTTCAATACAAAGCCTAACTATGATAGTATTTATCCTGCGGCTATGTATCTTAAGAACGATATTAGGCACTTGATGGAAAGCATTAAGTGGAAAGAATCACAGTAG
- a CDS encoding DMT family transporter codes for MPNNSLKWIYLVVLSIIWGSSFILIKKGLVGLEPLQLGALRILFSAFVLLLFGWKSLKSINKLAWKWIGVSALLGTGIPVFLFAFAETEIDSAVVGILNSSVPLLAFVFGILLFGAKFIKQQFIGVLLGLIGAGALIYIGAQINEEQNYWYASLVIIASSLYALNVNIIKRHLQDVSALAIAAGNFVFLIIPALIILFYSDFFELPLTTDTTIQQSIGYIVLLSIFGTAIAKVMFNKLVQISNPVFASSVTYLMPIISVTWGLLDGEAFTSLQVIATLIILTGVYIGNTGKRKV; via the coding sequence ATGCCAAATAATTCACTCAAGTGGATATACCTTGTCGTACTATCCATTATTTGGGGAAGTTCGTTTATCCTTATCAAAAAAGGGCTAGTAGGCCTAGAACCACTACAACTAGGAGCTTTACGAATCTTATTCTCCGCATTTGTTCTGTTACTATTTGGATGGAAAAGTTTGAAAAGCATAAATAAGTTAGCTTGGAAATGGATAGGAGTTTCTGCATTGCTAGGAACTGGTATACCCGTGTTTCTCTTCGCTTTTGCCGAAACTGAGATTGATAGCGCCGTAGTAGGAATTTTAAATTCTAGTGTACCACTACTTGCGTTTGTTTTTGGAATACTACTATTTGGAGCCAAATTTATCAAACAACAGTTCATAGGTGTTCTTTTAGGACTTATAGGCGCTGGGGCACTCATTTATATAGGTGCTCAAATAAATGAAGAGCAAAATTACTGGTACGCTTCACTAGTAATCATAGCATCATCCCTGTATGCGCTTAATGTAAATATTATAAAACGCCACCTTCAAGATGTAAGCGCACTAGCTATTGCTGCAGGAAACTTTGTTTTCTTAATCATACCTGCACTCATCATACTATTTTACTCAGATTTTTTTGAACTTCCTTTAACCACAGATACCACAATACAGCAATCCATCGGCTACATTGTGCTGCTTTCTATTTTTGGGACTGCCATTGCAAAAGTGATGTTTAACAAGCTAGTACAGATAAGCAACCCAGTGTTTGCCTCCTCTGTAACCTACTTAATGCCTATTATTTCTGTGACTTGGGGATTACTAGATGGAGAAGCATTTACAAGTCTTCAGGTTATTGCTACACTGATTATCCTTACTGGCGTTTATATTGGGAATACGGGGAAAAGAAAGGTCTAA
- the pckA gene encoding phosphoenolpyruvate carboxykinase (ATP): MVADSLASKTLSLEKLGIKNAKINYQLSPEKLHEISVENDMGTTASSGALAVNTGTFTGRSPLDRFIVKDAKTEDKVWWGNINLPFGEEAFAKLKAKVANYLSEKEIYVRDSYACADENYRLNIRVINEYPWSNMFAYNMFLRPTVEELKTFDPEWTILNAPGFLADPEVDGTRQSNFAILSFTEKTIIIGGTGYTGEIKKGIFSALNFILPVEKETLPMHCSANVGDNGETAIFFGLSGTGKTTLSADPERKLIGDDEHGWTKENTIFNFEGGCYAKVINLSKENEPDIFNAIKPGAILENVILDDNGNVAFEDTSITQNTRVSYPINHIDNIQEPSVGKNPKNIFFLTADAFGVLPPISKLTPGQAAYHFISGYTAKVAGTEAGVTEPQPSFSACFGAPFMPLHPTKYAEMLSEKMKASGVNVWLINTGWTGGPYGVGSRMKLKYTRAMIKAAMNGELPQETSHDHYHVHSVFGLAQPRTCPGVPTEVLSPRATWNNDEGYYATANKLARSFKDNFKKFEEYASEEIMNGQPPLG; the protein is encoded by the coding sequence ATGGTCGCAGATAGCTTAGCTTCGAAGACACTTTCATTAGAAAAATTAGGCATCAAAAATGCCAAAATCAACTACCAACTCTCCCCTGAGAAACTACACGAAATAAGCGTAGAAAATGATATGGGAACTACTGCGTCCTCTGGCGCACTAGCAGTAAACACTGGTACTTTTACAGGACGATCACCTTTAGATCGCTTTATTGTAAAAGATGCCAAGACAGAAGATAAAGTCTGGTGGGGTAACATTAACCTCCCATTTGGTGAAGAAGCTTTTGCAAAATTAAAAGCAAAAGTAGCCAACTATCTTTCTGAAAAAGAAATCTACGTGCGAGACAGTTATGCTTGTGCAGATGAGAATTACAGACTAAATATACGAGTGATAAACGAGTATCCTTGGTCAAACATGTTTGCTTATAACATGTTTCTTCGCCCTACGGTTGAAGAACTTAAAACATTTGATCCAGAGTGGACTATTCTTAATGCTCCTGGATTTCTAGCAGATCCTGAAGTAGATGGGACTCGCCAGAGTAACTTTGCAATTCTTTCATTTACAGAAAAGACAATCATTATAGGTGGAACTGGTTATACTGGTGAAATCAAGAAAGGAATCTTTTCTGCATTGAACTTTATCCTTCCTGTAGAGAAGGAAACATTACCTATGCACTGTAGTGCAAACGTAGGGGATAATGGAGAGACTGCAATTTTCTTTGGACTTTCTGGTACTGGAAAAACAACACTTTCGGCAGATCCTGAGCGTAAGCTTATAGGAGATGATGAGCACGGATGGACTAAGGAAAACACCATCTTTAACTTTGAAGGAGGTTGCTATGCAAAGGTGATTAACCTGTCTAAGGAAAATGAGCCAGATATCTTTAATGCTATCAAGCCAGGAGCAATACTAGAGAATGTAATTCTTGATGATAATGGTAATGTAGCTTTTGAAGATACTTCTATCACACAAAATACACGTGTGAGTTATCCTATTAACCACATTGATAATATTCAAGAGCCTTCTGTAGGGAAGAATCCTAAAAACATTTTCTTCTTAACAGCAGATGCTTTTGGAGTATTGCCTCCTATCTCAAAATTAACACCAGGTCAAGCTGCTTATCACTTTATAAGTGGGTATACTGCAAAGGTTGCTGGAACAGAAGCAGGAGTTACAGAGCCACAACCGTCATTTTCGGCTTGTTTTGGAGCACCATTTATGCCATTACATCCTACTAAATATGCAGAGATGCTTAGTGAGAAAATGAAGGCATCTGGAGTGAATGTATGGCTTATAAACACTGGATGGACTGGCGGACCTTATGGAGTAGGATCACGTATGAAACTTAAGTACACACGTGCTATGATCAAGGCAGCGATGAATGGAGAGTTACCACAAGAGACTTCTCATGATCACTACCATGTACACTCTGTTTTTGGACTAGCGCAACCACGCACATGCCCAGGAGTACCTACAGAGGTATTATCACCTAGAGCAACTTGGAATAACGATGAAGGATACTATGCCACTGCAAACAAGCTTGCGAGATCTTTTAAAGATAACTTCAAGAAGTTTGAAGAGTATGCAAGTGAAGAAATAATGAATGGACAACCACCATTAGGGTAG
- a CDS encoding DUF423 domain-containing protein: MDKKLRLTGGIFGLTAVIIGAFGAHGLEKVLDTSAIATFETGVKYQMYHALLLLLIPVFALSEKTKKIVWVLLLLGILFFSGSIYGLATNELTSFDFTKIALITPIGGTLLIVSWFLIVIHFIKSK, from the coding sequence ATGGATAAAAAATTAAGACTCACAGGTGGGATTTTTGGACTTACTGCAGTTATTATAGGAGCTTTCGGTGCTCATGGCCTCGAGAAAGTGCTTGACACATCGGCGATTGCGACTTTTGAGACGGGAGTAAAGTATCAAATGTATCATGCCTTATTGTTATTGCTTATTCCAGTTTTCGCTTTAAGCGAAAAAACGAAAAAAATAGTATGGGTGCTTCTATTGCTAGGTATTTTATTCTTTTCAGGATCTATATACGGGCTGGCAACCAATGAATTAACATCTTTTGATTTTACTAAAATCGCTCTTATCACCCCAATAGGCGGGACTTTGCTCATTGTTAGTTGGTTTCTGATAGTTATACATTTCATAAAATCCAAATAA